A stretch of Episyrphus balteatus chromosome 2, idEpiBalt1.1, whole genome shotgun sequence DNA encodes these proteins:
- the LOC129911990 gene encoding aldehyde dehydrogenase, mitochondrial, which translates to MLRIFKTAIVGQFSKKIGAASYSASALAQPNPNPEVLYTGIFINNEWHKSKSGKTFPTINPSTEKTIAEIQEGGKDDIELAIKAARNAFEMGSPWRRMDASGRGELLYRLASLMERDQAYLASLETLDNGKPYTMSYNVDLPMSIRNLRYFAGWADKNHGKTIPMDGPYFNYTRHEPVGVCAQIIPWNFPILMMAWKLGPALATGNTIILKPAEQTSLTALYIAQLIKEAGFPEGVVNVVPGKGQTGAILSNHLDVDKVAFTGSTEVGKLIQQASAQSNLKRVTLELGGKSPNIILADSDMDYAVETSHFGLFFNMGQCCCAGSRTFVEDKIYDEFVERSAERAKKRTVGNPFDANNEQGPQIDDQQMKKILGLIDTGKKQGAKLVAGGQRYKDLPGYFVEPTVFADVKDDMTIAKEEIFGPVQQLIRFKNLDEVIKRANASEYGLAAAVFTKNIDKANYLVQGLRAGTVWVNTYNALAAQSPFGGYKMSGHGRENGEYALQNYTEVKSVIVKINEKSS; encoded by the exons ATGTTGCGAATTTTCAAGACTGCTATTGTTGgtcaattttcaaagaaaattggaGCAGCTTCATATTCTGCATCTGCACTTGCTCAACCAAATCCCAATCCAGAAGTATTGTATACAGGA ATTTTCATTAACAATGAATGGCACAAGAGTAAATCTGGAAAAACATTTCCAACAATCAATCCATCAACCGAAAAAACAATTGCTGAAATTCAAGAAGGTGGTAAGGACGATATAGAACTTGCCATTAAAGCTGCACGTAATGCTTTCGA aatgggTTCTCCATGGCGACGAATGGATGCTTCGGGGAGAGGCGAACTCTTATATCGTCTGGCTAGTCTAATGGAAAGAGATCAAGCTTATTTAGCa agTTTGGAAACATTGGATAACGGAAAACCATACACAATGTCATACAACGTGGATCTTCCTATGTCTATCAGAAACCTACGTTATTTCGCCGGATGGGCAGACAAAAACCATGGCAAAACTATCCCAATGGATGGTCCATACTTTAATTACACTCGCCACGAACCCGTTGGAGTTTGTGCACAAATCATTCCATGGAATTTCCCCATTTTAATGATGGCATGGAAGCTGGGACCTGCTCTAGCCACCGGGAATACTATTATTTTAAAACCGGCCGAACAGACGAGTTTAACTGCTCTTTATATTGCTCAGTTGATTAAGGAAGCCGGATTTCCCGAAGGTGTTGTAAATGTAGTTCCTGGCAAAGGCCAAACCGGTGCCATATTATCCAATCACTTAGATGTAGACAAAGTTGCTTTTACTGGATCCACTGAAGTCGGTAAATTGATACAGCAAGCATCGGCTCAGTCAAATCTGAAACGAGTTACACTTGAGCTTGGAGGAAAGAGCccaaatattattttagctGACAGCGATATGGATTACGCCGTCGAAACATCTCATTTTGGATTATTCTTCAATATGGGTCAATGTTGCTGTGCAGGTTCAAGAACATTTGTAGAGGACAAGATTTATGATGAATTTGTCGAACGTAGTGCTGAACGTGCCAAGAAGCGTACTGTTGGTAATCCTTTCGATGCAAACAACGAACAAGGCCCTCAAATTGATGACCAACAAATGAAGAAAATTCTAGGACTAATTGATACCGGCAAAAAACAGGGTGCCAAACTGGTTGCTGGAGGCCAGCGTTATAAAGATTTGCCTGGATACTTTGTGGAACCAACTGTTTTTGCTGATGTAAAAGACGACATGACAATTGCCAAAGAAGAAATATTCGGACCCGTTCAGCAGTTGATTCGTTTCAAGAATCTTGATGAAGTGATTAAGCGCGCAAATGCTTCAGAATATGGTTTAGCTGCTGCTGTGTTTACTAAGAATATTGATAAGGCTAATTACTTGGTACAAGGATTGCGAGCAGGTACTGTTTGGGTCAACACTTACAATGCACTGGCTGCACAGTCGCCTTTCGGCGGTTATAAGATGTCAGGCCATGGACGTGAAAATGGCGAGTATGCACTTCAAAATTACACTGAAGTTAAGAGCGTTATTGTTAAAATAAATGAGAAGAGttcataa